The following is a genomic window from Polaribacter atrinae.
TAATTTTTGCATTTGCATTAAGATTGACATTAGTAACGAAAAAAGTGAAAACCGAATAAAAAAAACGTTGCACAACACCGTATAAAAATAATTGCTAAATTAGTGCTTAACCAAGGTCGTTGCAGTTTTGTTACGCCTGATTTTCCTGCGGAAAATCCTCGCACACAAAACCGCAACTATTCTTATACAAACACGCTGGCATTAATTGAGGAAAACTCAAACTATGAATAAATATTGGCAAATTCCTGAGTCAAAAAATCAGATTATAATTAAAAATTGGAATATTTTCTATGGTCAATCGGAACTTGAAATTAATGACTCAAATGAAATACCAAAATATTTCGATATCATTTCACTTGACAAAATTGAGAAAGTAGAGAATACAGAAAAAACTAATTACTTAAAATTATTTTTTAATCAATATTCTACCACAAAATTGTATTTGAGCAATGAAAGAATAAAATCCGAAATTGTTAGCCATATAAAAGAATATAAAACGGAATATAAATATAAAAAAGACTTACCAACTAGTATTGAATTCGCAAAAGGACATTATATATTGATTGTTCTTTTTTCATTGTTCTTTTTCTGCTCGCTTTATTTTGCTATTGGAATTTCAAATGGTGAAAATTTTCCATTAAAAAATATGAGAGTTGGACTTTTACATTATTGCCTATATGTCGCAAAAATTGGAATTTTAAACTTAATAATTGTTTACACTCTGGACTACCTAATAAAAATGGGACTAATTTTTTAGGCCGCATTGTTGATAATTCGTTTTAGTTTTAGTTCCATTTCTAATGGTGTTAAATAATCCAGGCTTGAATGAATTCTCTTTGTGTTATACCAAGTAATGTATTGGCTTACTTTGTCAAATAATTGCAAGTAAGATTTAAATTTAAAGCGATACAGCCATTCGTGTTTAATAGTCTTGAAAAAGCTTTCCGCTACTGCATTATCCCAACAGTTCCCTTTCCTGCTCATGGATTGTGTTATATTGCTATTGAAAGAAAAGATATTAGTCATTGTATTAGCTGAATATTGAACCCCTCTGTCAGAATGAAATATGAAGTTATTTGAAATATCTCTTGTTCTTCTAGCATGAACCCAGGCTTTTAGTACTGTATTTTGAACCGTCATGTCTTCACTTAACGCCCATCCTACTACTTTTCTGTCAGCTAAATCTATAATAGTTGTTAGGTAATTCCAGCTGTTATTTACCCTAATATAAGTAATATCTGACACCCATTTTTCTCCTATTATTGAACTTGAAAATTCTCTATCCAGTTCATTTTTAGCCAATGGAAAGCTATGCTTGGAATCTGTTGTGTTTACAAACTTTCTTCTTAAAACACTTTTTAGTCCCATTTCTTTCATCAATATTGCGATATAAGAACGGCAATAATTCAGGTCTTCTCGTTCTAACATTTTTTGTATTCTACAGCTTCCATAAATCTCTTTACTGTCTTCAAAAATTGCCTTAATCCTTTCTTTTAGGAGTATTACGGAGTTTTTAGCTCTTACTAACCCCCTGTTCTTACGCCAATTGTAATATGCATTTTTACTGACCCGCATACATTTACACATCTTCTCAACCACAAAATCTGTTTCATTTGATAATATGAATTGATATTTTATTGGTCGCTCTTGGAAAAGATGCTTACTGCCTTTTTTAAAATATCACGCTCCATTTTCACATCACGTAATTCTTTACGCAGCGCTTTAAGTTCTTGCTCTTCTTTAGTAAGTTCCCTTTTCTTGGAAAAGTCTCCAGATTTAGCCTCATAATCCTTTTTCCAACGACTTATAAGGCTGGGAGCAACACCATAGTCCTCGCTAATTTGTTTTGCCTTGATTCCTGATTGCAATAGTTCTACTATTGTAACCTTTAATTCGTTATCGTATCTTTTTGCCATAATTCAAATATATAATTTATGACCGTAAAAATTCGTCACATCTAAACTAGACAATCCACTCTTACTTTGAGCATTTTGATTTATTTACTGAGAAAAAAATTACGCCTGAAAGGATTTATAGAAACATTGACAAAGAGAAACAACTAATGCCAACACTGTATATAATTTATTGCTTGGTTCTAGC
Proteins encoded in this region:
- a CDS encoding IS3 family transposase (programmed frameshift) encodes the protein MAKRYDNELKVTIVELLQSGIKAKQISEDYGVAPSLISRWKKDYEAKSGDFSKKRELTKEEQELKALRKELRDVKMERDIFKKGSKHLFQERPIKYQFILSNETDFVVEKMCKCMRVSKNAYYNWRKNRGLVRAKNSVILLKERIKAIFEDSKEIYGSCRIQKMLEREDLNYCRSYIAILMKEMGLKSVLRRKFVNTTDSKHSFPLAKNELDREFSSSIIGEKWVSDITYIRVNNSWNYLTTIIDLADRKVVGWALSEDMTVQNTVLKAWVHARRTRDISNNFIFHSDRGVQYSANTMTNIFSFNSNITQSMSRKGNCWDNAVAESFFKTIKHEWLYRFKFKSYLQLFDKVSQYITWYNTKRIHSSLDYLTPLEMELKLKRIINNAA